Part of the Triticum aestivum cultivar Chinese Spring chromosome 4D, IWGSC CS RefSeq v2.1, whole genome shotgun sequence genome is shown below.
CAGGCCTGATGGTCGGGCCGGGCTGGGCCCGGGCCTGGGTTTTTGCGttgggcttggctaggcccggcccggcccgaggtttggccagTTATAGGCACatgatacgtctcaaatgtatctataattttttattgttaaatGCTATTATAATATCATCTTTTatgctttttatattatttttggactaattTATTAATTTAGTGCCCAGTGCTCGTTCTTGTTTCTTCATGTTTTTaattttgcagaaaatccatacctAGGAAGATCCAAACACGATGAAAATTtacaatgattttttatggaaaaTAAGAAACCCTAAAAGCTTCAGGAGAGGACTAGAAGATggatgaggggcccacaagcccaggGGTGCGGCCTACCCCCTAGTGGCGCCATTCAGGCCAGTAGGGCCCCTGctactccgtttgacctaattcctcTGCCTATAAATTCCATAATTCCTAAAACCCTCAGAGAGACAGACGAGAGAATTTTatcgccgccgcaaacctctgttcCAAAGCGATCCCATCTCGTGTTCTGATGCTCTGCTGGAGGGGTAAGCCATCACCAGAGgcctcttcatcaaccttgttgcgttcatgatgatgtgtgaatagttccTTTAGGAGCTACGGGTCCgaagtagtagctagatggcttcttttctctctcttttggaTCTTCAACACAACAATCTCCTCTGATATCAATCTGATGTAAttcttgtggtgtgtttgtcgggatctgaTGATTTGTGAATTTgtgatcagattgttcattgaataTAATTGAATGTTTTGAAGTTTATTTGTTGTATGATTGAGTAGATATGTATGTTTTTTGAGTTATTTGTCTTCTCTGGCCAAGATAGATGGGTCATTCTTCAGAGGGAGGGGTGGATAGTGGTGGGTTCAACCTTACGGTGATCTATATCTCAGTGACAGAATGGGGAGAAGGCACATGATGTGTTGTtggtactaaggataaaatgacgggGATTGATCTTATTGCTAGGTTTCTTTctgcctacatcatgtcatcttgcttactgtgttactctgtttttcattaaacttaataccttgagatgcatgttggatagtagtTTCGgggtggagtaatggtagtagatgcagttggattacgacatgtctacttgtcacggacatgatgcctatacgagattatgccatgaatgatcatagttatGTATGCTGCTTATCTGttaattacccaacagtaatttgtttaccatgcCACTGCCTGCTTTCaagagagaagtcactagtgaaccTATGCCCCCCGGATCCATTCTCTATTAATACTTGCGCTGTTTTATTTGCTCTTTTACtattttgttgtttgccatatcaCAATCTATCACTATTTGTTTTCATTTTGTAACTAGCAAGCttaggggattgacaaccccctcgccaagttgggtgcaagtatttattttgtttgtgtgcaggtgatgtttatctTGCTAGGTTCTAGACTCCTACTAGTTCGATTAAACCTTAGCTCTTAGTTGAGAGAAATACTGTCTACTGTTCTGCTACATCATGTTTCCTCTTCGGGAAAATACAACAACTCCTACAGGAGTAGAAGTGCACTAGAGGAAACAGAGCAAAAGACGGCATTACAACCACGCGCGCTCGTATGCGCGGTCGTATGGAGTGCAAGAGGTGTCACCTGGTCCACCTTAACAAACTTTATAAAGGGCCCCACACCAAAAGAGTTACACAGAAGCCGCAAACCATCGTTGAGACCTTCAACTTCATCAACAACTCTATCCGCCTCCATTTCCCATCTCCATAGCCGCCACCATCTCCACCACCATAGCACTCATCCGACTAGCCATACTTTGTAATCGTGTACCACATCTGGCAACTgttgtaagacatattatcaacCAGTCAATCTTCATGATGTGTTCTTCAATGGTTTCTCCTGGTGAGCTGATCTCCATGTGTGAATAGTTCGGTAAGGTCATGGGTTGAAGCATAGCCCTACAACCCAATGTATTTGTTGAAGGGGTTGATGGAAGTACTTTGAATTAATGTCCCATATGTGTAACATAAAAGTTGCTCAATAGTTGTCTCGTTCGCGTTCTTCGTCcctgcaggtacccaggatcatggagagcGAGCCACGGAGAGGCTAAGGGCATGGAGATCGTGAAGTGTTATTCTTTCTGAACACCAGTGACAGAAATGTTTAGTACAGTAACACGGTCCCACCCTTGGTGATAcaagaggtgtagtcattaaacgcccAATATTTTTGTCTGATTTCCTATCTTAATTACCGGGTAACCCCGTGCGACGGATAGGGCCTTTTGGTTGGACAACTGACTCTTGATGCAAGATGTGTGCCGGTCAAGACGTAATTTGGACATGCCCCCCATTTCGATATGTTGCAAGCACATCTCGATGGATGACTTCCAGGGCAGGGCACAATTCAATATCATGATGATCTCATTCACAAATATATGATTGTAAAAACAAGTCCTCATACCCATGtctatttttattataagtgttttaAGTGTCAACTTTATTCTGATCCGGTCAAAAGCTAGCTGGAATTAATACCTTGCAAAAACATGGTAGAAACCTCTAACTTCAAGGATGCCTTTCTCTCGTGGGTTCGTGATAACGTAGGGTCACCTGTTGGGAAAAAAGACGAGAATCCTTTCTGCCTTTTTACCGGATTACTAAAGGGAGCACACACGCCGGCTACCACAGGAGTCGCGGCACAGCAATCGCGAATGAGAACGTCTGCAGCTGCGCGACGTTCACGCCACCAACTAGGCTTCGTTCGCATTGGTACGGTGACGAGGACGGCCCGTACACATCCATCATCAACCTCACATCCATTGACGACAGACAAGTGCAGACTCTGCCGAGAAGGAGTAGAGCATGGGAGTCGGTTAGGGTCCAGACACTTTTTTAATGAAATATGCCAAAATGTAATGTATGTGGCCCATTTTAGATGAAAATTATAAAATTTAATCAAATTCATTTTGAAGACGTGAATATGGTTGGATGACTGGCTCCCATATCACTCTTCACTGACGAATACAGCGTTCGTTTTAGGGATAAGCAGTGGGATGCTTTAATTTAATTTATATATTTATAATTAatatcttagagcatctccaatagcttgtctatatggatgtctatactTGTTTTCCACGACGTGAGCCGAAATGGGTGTCCAACAGCTTGTCTATATGGTCGTCCAAATATACACATCCTCTAAATCGACCTCGACAATGTCCACGCCTGGACAATGTGAAGGCATCGTCTAAACTCAGTTGTAGTCATGATTTCTTCCTCTCCCCAGCGACGGCCCACCTGTCATGGTGCCTGTATATAGACGTTCTGATGCAAAACTGGACGTGTATATGAGGGAATCTTTCtagaccattgtctatatgaatatatagacatcAAATATACACATGCTATTGGAAATGCTCTTACGACCACCCACGTATTTTATATCCGTTGCAATCGCACGGGCATTTAACCAGTTACGAATAAAGGCTGCAAATACGATAACTTCATGCTCGAGCCGGAGGAAGGTGCTGCGAGCTGCGGCGCCGACCAGCCTGCGTGCTGGCTCCTGGAACCAGCGGACTGggttcgccgccgccgctccagaGGCAGCGCGTATCACGACCCCACCCACCCTCCGTGCCCACAACAGGGAAAAGCCAAGACCGATTGACGCTGAAGGAGCTGGAGAAAGGCGGCTGGTGGGGTGGTTGGGTGGGTGGTGGTCGAACATCCATCCCCGTGGCCGGCCGTTCCCCATCTCCTTCCCAAATCGATGGTCAAACCTCCTCCGCCTTCTCCTCCTTCCTGATCCCCGACCACCGTCCCCACCCATGTCCCGCcgtctctccctcctcctcctcgccttctccATCCTCTTCCCCGCCACGCTCCTCGCCCAGCCCACAACGCCGCCGCAGCAGTGCCCGCTAAACTTCACCGCTCTGCGCCCCTTCCtcgctccgccgctcccctccgacgacgcctcccgctgcgcCTTCGCGCTCCAGTCCGTCCGGCTCCTCCTCTCCCTCCACCTCGCCGCCACTGGCTCCTTCCTcgtccccgcctcctcctcctgcctcccgcCGCTCCGCGACGCGCTCCCCTTTCCGCTCCCTCCGCCCGATGCCTGCGGCCTCGCGGGCATCGATGCGCTCCTCTCCGCTCCTGGATGCGCCAACATCTCCACGCGAGCGGATTTCGACGCCCGAGTGCCTGCCTCCGCCCGCAGGGACATCAACGCCAGCTGCTACCGCGAGCTCGGCGCCGTTCCGGTCTGCACCACCTGCACGACCTCGCTCAGCAAGACGGCTGCAGCCTACCTCCTACCTGGATCCCCCGACGGGGGAAACAATGTCACCGGCTGCGTCCAGTACCCCTTCATATACACCGGCGCCGCGGCCAGCCTACGCGGCCCCGACGACCCGGACACAGCCAACTGCCTCTACCTCCTTAAGGCCAACTCTGAACCCTCCAAAGGGTCCGGCGCCCCTGCCTGGCTCTACGGCGTCGTCTTCGGATGTGTCGCCTTTGTACTGCTAGTTGCCGCCGCGGCTGGTTCGTGCTTCTTTGTGCGGCGACGCCGGAGGCGGGCTGCCGCTGCCGCACTGGCTGCTGACAGTAGGAGCAAGCGCTCGCATGCCATGGAGTCCATCACCGCCAGCACCACCTTGCTCAAGTTCACCTACGACGACATCAAGATGGCCACGGGGAGCTTTGCTAGAGACAGCATCATCGGCCGCGGCGGGTTCGGAAATGTGTACAAGGGGGTGCTCCCGGATGGCGCAGAGGTGGCAGTGAAGCGCTTCAAGAACTGCTCGGCAGCCGGGGATGCCGCGTTCGCGCATGAGGTGGAAGTGGTGGCCAGCGTGCGCCATGTCAACCTGGTCGCGCTCCGTGGCTACTGCATCGCCGCCACGCAGAGAGAGGGCCACCAGCGGATGATTGTGTGCGACCTCATGCATAATGGCAGCCTCCACGACCACCTCTTCGGCGCCGGGGAGTGCCAGATGGCGTGGCCAGTGAGGCAGAGGATTGCCATTGGGATGGCACGGGGCCTGTCCTACCTGCACCGTGGCACACAGCCAGCCATCATTCACAGGGACATCAAGGCAAGCAACATCTTGCTTGATGACGATTTTGAGGCGAAGGTGGCCGATTTTGGATTGGCCAAGTTTGCGCCAGAAGGGATGACACACGTGAGCACAAGGGTTGCTGGCACAATGGGATATGTCGCTCCAGAGTATGCCCTCTATGGCCAGTTAACTGAGAAGAGTGATGTCTACAGCTTCGGAGTTGTGCTTCTTGAGCTTATGAGTGGGAAGAGAGCATTCATGTCTCTCAGTGAGGGAGAGAGCTTCGTGCTTGCTGATTGGGCTTGGTCGTTGGTGCGGAGGGGGAAGACGCTGGATGTGATCCAGGAAGGAATGGCTGAACCTGGTCCTACTAAGGTCATGGAGAAGTATGTGCTTGTCGCGGCACTCTGCACACATCCGCAGCTGCATGCCAGGCCAACAATGGAGCAAGTGGTGAAGATACTAGAAGCAGATTCAGCACCAGGGCCTTTAATCATTCCGGACAGGCCTCTCCCTGTTGTTGCAAACCTGGCCGATATTGAGAGGTCAGTGAGCAGCAGCACCGGCTCAGGTCAGCTGTTCAGTCCCTCTGGCTTCCGGTCTTTTATTCATAGAGACGAGGATGCTACACCGGAATCTCCAAAGGAAACATAACATTTTGTTTCACAGTTGCAATTTAATGTCTATCATCTTTGTTTTGTTAGCTTGATTTTATTTCTTGGATTACACATTGCAGGCAGCTATTGTAGATGATAACATGTATTTTTGCTCTCACAGGAAATATATGATTCTGCGTGACAGTTCAATTCTTTTAAACATATATAATGTTGTTTATCTTTGCTACATATGCAGCTTAGTAATTGATGGAAGCTTCTTTTTTTTTGAGATTTTGGAGATGATATATTGAAAGCTTAGTGATCCTTTGTCctgtgatatactccctccgtcccaaaataagtgtctttgtACTAaccttaagacacttattttgggacggagggagtatattacaaTTGTTACTTGAAGAAGCTATTTGTGCTCTGCGGTTCAAAGGTACCTATAGTTCCATATTAGGACAATCATTCAGTTGGAAGAACAAGGTGATGTTCCATTGATTCGATTAGCTTATATGATATTGCATTCTAAAGAGAAGTCTGTACTTCTCTGTAGCATAAACAGAAAGATGATGTTAGAGTGGAGGATTTGGCTAAAGAGAGAGTTGCTGATAAGAATGATTATGGTAATTCTTCTTATAGCCCTTCTACTAATGATAAGTTTTATCTTTTACATATGTCTGATGTGGTGGGTATTGATCTGGGTTGTTCTATTGAGATGGTTGAGCATAATTTGGAAATTATATTGAGAAAATGGAACAACTCAGGAAAGATTTTTATATTCAAAATATAGCTGATAAAAAAGATATCTAGGAACCTAGTTCTCCAGGCCCTGTTGACACTGGAGGTACTGATATTCCCAAGCTCTGTTCTGATAATGATCATTTAGATGCTGAAGTTGAAGAGGATTATCATGACCACTTGAAAAATATTTTTCTAGTGGAAGGAAAAAAGAAGGTGGCTCACCAGCTATTGGCTATGTGAAGCACATTATTTTTATTGGTGGGATTAAGAAGAATAGAAAAAGAActaaatttatttattttgataaTTGATGATGGCTATGTTTTGGAATGCAAGGGGGATTTGTCAAGATGTTTAAAAAGGTTTGTTTTGGAATGTAAGGGGGGTTGGTCAAGATGTTAAAAAAAGATTTGTCAGAGATTTTATTTTTGAAAGGAAAAAATGATTTTATTGGTTTACAGGAAACCTTTAAAGCTGATTACACTAAAAAATAATTACATAATTTATGTGGAGGGAGAAATTTTATTTGGAGCTGGTCTCCTCAAGAGGTAGATCAGGAGGAATACTGGTTGGGTTAACAGTGACATTGGATGTGACCCAAGTTGAAGTTGGAGTATGCTTTGTTAGGATCCTTGTGAATTTGATTActgtgtatggtgatgctcagtTAGATGGTAAAGATGCTTTCTTAACAGAGTTAGCGAGAGTGTATCATGATAATCCTCTACCATGTGTGGTAGATGGGCGACCGGCGAGCACCCATCCCGTACGTCTCCCTCCCGAGCCGCCCCCCGCGTGGGCGACCGGGAGGCCCCAGATCCCATCGCCGCCGAACctcccccactcctcctcctctctcgtcgccgcccaagggcgcggccaggcgaagcctagccgtcgccgacggcggcggggactcggccctctcgctcgggtGGGGCCGGCGCCGCCGGGCCGGTCGCCAcggcgggtggtggcggcgcctCGGCGACGTCGATTCCCAGCGGCAGGAGGCCTTGCGATCTGGTGCGTTGCGGCCGctagggacggcggcggcgtgaccGGATCGgttcgcggcggcgcggcgggattGATCGCTGGTCGGCCGTCGGCATGGTGGTGGGTGCGACTTGTCGGCAGCTGGGCAGATCCGCGGGATTCTACCCTTGTCTGGCCCTTGACAGCGCGGGCAActacgggggaaaccctagatctccttgggatcgagcgatggcggctgaaagaacatgcggtgcccccatgtttggttttggtaattgatgacaatctctatggactaatggttgccttgagttgtatttgaaggatttgtccataggcatttcttgaagttcatgtgttggtttcaaggagtttatgtggtgacaaggagaagcagaggaggccggcCTCCCGCACGAATCTGCCTGAGAAGCAGAGAAGCCTCGAGCTGCAGCCAAATCGAGCACGAGAGCACCTGCTCGAGAGGAGACGAACAGCGGGACGCTGGTCCTGACGAGGACGAGGCGAAGAAGACGACAGCCGGAGACTAGAGACGGAGCCTAGCGGCGATGAGGATGGAGCACGCACGGAGTTGCATCGTGCGGGGGAGAGGCTAACctagcatctgataccatgttagatgAACAGCAACTAGTATTTCCTGAGGGtcaaaggccattacatatacagGTATGGTAaaatgcagaaaaccccttatacaatggggatataccGAAAAGGGACTATACACATCTGACATTATAAACCGTAGTATTCATGAAATCGTGGTTTTTCTGCTGTATTTCAAAAAGAGGCCCTGGCCTCTTTTTTCTAAACCGAGAAATGCGAGCGCCTCCTTGTTGCTCCCCTGCTATTGTTTCTAGCGAGTCCATCCATCTTCTTCCGGCCGCCATGTCACCTGCAAACCCATTAGCATAATTTTTTGGAGTGAGGTATCAGGTATCCAATCAGTAAGTAGATTGGTTTTTCTAGGAGAGACACCCGGTCAATCGGGCCCATCAGGCATTAGCAAATTCCATGCGCGCATAGTGCGGTACGATCAATCGCTTCCGCAACTTTCCAGGTCAGCGATCAGCTATCCATACGCAGCTGCTGGATTTCCTCTTCCCCCCGGAGCCCTCAATCATCGCGTGCACACATACTTCACATCCTTCGTAGAAATGCAGGAGGTAGGGTACACTTCCTTCACATCCTTTGTAGAAGTGCAGGAGGCAGGGAGAGACATAGAAGGGATAGTTGTAGACTGCTACGGATCCTAACATCTAGATGAGGATGTGTTGACATCGTGCATGGCGAGGATGCATGCAGCCAGTGGTTGTTACCACACGCTGATTAATCGGGTCATGTAGCTCGTTAGGTGTAGCTGAGTTAGGTCTAGTTGTCATCCATGCGTATCTGTCGGTCAAAATTACGGCAAGACAATGCCGGCCAAGTGTATGCCGGCCAAACACTTGGGTAGCATTACCAAAACTGTTAAAAATGACAGTTTTGAAAAATCGAAGTACTCATTTCCTGCGCGTTGGAATACCTAAGTTCTGGAGTACTGTGGTTTAAAAAAAACTGTGCTACCAAACCAGGCCTGTATTTGCCATTCTTTTCCAAATAGGAAACACTACTCTTGTAACTGGCGTGAGTACATAAGCTGCGATGTGATGTTGCGTTTGCTGGCAGGTACGTTCTTGGAAAATGAATATTGGGAGTAAATCACAACGTGCTGGGTGAGCAACACGCTCTGCTTGTGCTGCTCCTCAACACAGAGCTTCCTCCCTGATGATGGTCTCCCATGCTGTTTGGGTGATGGATCTGTTTAATTCGGGATAACCTCTTGACTCTTTGTTGTACCTGTGTGGAATCAGCCAACCTTTATTAGTAGTTTGAATTAAGGCTACATGGTCGGCATGTTGCTAGTACTATGTAATATtacctccgtcccgaattacttgtcttagatttgtctagataggAAGTATGATGTAGTAGTACGCCCGGGCAAGTATTGTAGAGCTGGCAACTATTTCTTACAGCCTAAATCTACATTCCATATCTGTTTTCTTGATTTATGTTTGTACCAAGTTTGTTGTTCGAACATTTCATAAATTGAAGGTTTGAGGTCGAATTCCTCATCTTATACATTATTTTGTTATAAAGCAGTGAATTATCCAAATTCCCTGTGTAATCCAATTTGGAGTTGGTTCACACTTCACTTGCACCAAGTCTGATGCTTGTTAACAAATCTCGATTAGCTGTGATTGTTTGATTTTCGGTGGATCGACGTGTGCCTCTAATACCTAACCTCGTTGATGATAACAAGGCCGATTGGCCGGTAGTGACAACTAGAGTTCACACAAGTGgagcaagaggaggaagaagaagagagaaagACAATGAGGAGCAAAAAAATGGACAATTAAACCCATCAAGGGGAAAGAAGGGGCGACACGAGGAGCAAAAAAATGGACAATTAGATGGAGATGAGGTTTCTTAGAAAGGTTTTCATTGTTCTTTTAGATGGGGTGAGAGtttttttagatgaaggtgaggAAATGTTTTTTTAGATggacatgattttttttcttttttcctaagATAAAGCTGGTGGAAACGAGCGCACAACTTCAACTCAAAAGTGTGCAACGGCACGCTCGAATTACTAGTTCAGATGTTCAACGAGCTCGGGCATGGTGGGCGAAAGGTTATCTGACGATGCCATGTACCCGTGGTACCTGAAGCGAGTTTTGTTGTAATGGGCCGGCCATTTAGCTTAATTCTTTTTCGTCTGCATAATAATCACGTTAATCGTTCATTTATTTTCTTATGGGTTTTGGGATGGTTTGACTGATTTTCTAGGCGGTTTTCTCCAGGTTTTTCTAGGACGGGTTTCGTTCGGTTTTcttttttactatttatttttctcttttctttttcaatTCGTGAACTTTTCaaattaaaaaaattactaattCATAAAAAAATATTGAATTCGTGAACACTTTTGAAATCCATTATTTTTAAAATTCATTAATTATTTTGAAATTCGtgattttttaattcatgaacttaATTTGAACTGCAGAACCCacaaactattttcaaatttgtttATATTTTGGAGACCTATGAACCTTTTTCCAATTCATGAACTTCTTTGAATTTTGTGAATTTTCTAAATTCATATTTTTtgaattccatgaactttttttaaatttgcaGACCCCACAAACTATTTACAGATTTGTAAACTTTTTTGAAACCCGCAAACTTGTAAATTCCCAACCT
Proteins encoded:
- the LOC123096376 gene encoding probable LRR receptor-like serine/threonine-protein kinase RKF3, which produces MSRRLSLLLLAFSILFPATLLAQPTTPPQQCPLNFTALRPFLAPPLPSDDASRCAFALQSVRLLLSLHLAATGSFLVPASSSCLPPLRDALPFPLPPPDACGLAGIDALLSAPGCANISTRADFDARVPASARRDINASCYRELGAVPVCTTCTTSLSKTAAAYLLPGSPDGGNNVTGCVQYPFIYTGAAASLRGPDDPDTANCLYLLKANSEPSKGSGAPAWLYGVVFGCVAFVLLVAAAAGSCFFVRRRRRRAAAAALAADSRSKRSHAMESITASTTLLKFTYDDIKMATGSFARDSIIGRGGFGNVYKGVLPDGAEVAVKRFKNCSAAGDAAFAHEVEVVASVRHVNLVALRGYCIAATQREGHQRMIVCDLMHNGSLHDHLFGAGECQMAWPVRQRIAIGMARGLSYLHRGTQPAIIHRDIKASNILLDDDFEAKVADFGLAKFAPEGMTHVSTRVAGTMGYVAPEYALYGQLTEKSDVYSFGVVLLELMSGKRAFMSLSEGESFVLADWAWSLVRRGKTLDVIQEGMAEPGPTKVMEKYVLVAALCTHPQLHARPTMEQVVKILEADSAPGPLIIPDRPLPVVANLADIERSVSSSTGSGQLFSPSGFRSFIHRDEDATPESPKET